From Agromyces sp. SYSU T00194, a single genomic window includes:
- a CDS encoding MmgE/PrpD family protein has translation MIDLEVRTYRSDELLPREDQLAWRIAQIAADPVAVDDDVTEMIINRVIDNASVAVASLGRAPVVAARGQAQVHPYSPGSTVFGVAGRYSPEWAAYANGVAVRELDYHDTFLAAEYSHPGDNIPPILAVAQHAGRDGAALVRGIATGYEIQVDLVKAISLHKHKIDHVAHLGPSAAAGIGTLLGLDPAVIFQAIGQALHTTTATRQSRKGEISTWKASAPAFAGKMAVEAVDRAIRGQSSPSPIWEGEDGVIAWLLDGPEGRYTVPLPGPGESKRAILDSYTKEHSAEYQAQALIDLGRRIGTEHPELREAAAVESILIATSHHTHYVIGSGANDPQKYDPTASRETLDHSIPYIFTVALQDGSWHHVDSYAPERAQRPDTVELWRKVTTVEDPEWTRRYHSLDIAEKAFGGRVEITLADGGRIVEEIAVADAHPLGARPFGREQYVQKFRTLADGVLADSEVERFLDLAVRLPELTPGELGELNPIADGLPEAPKGLF, from the coding sequence ATGATCGACCTCGAGGTCCGCACCTACCGCAGCGACGAGCTGCTGCCGCGCGAGGACCAGCTCGCGTGGCGCATCGCCCAGATCGCCGCGGACCCCGTCGCGGTGGACGACGACGTCACCGAGATGATCATCAACCGCGTCATCGACAACGCCTCGGTCGCGGTCGCCTCGCTCGGCCGTGCGCCGGTCGTCGCGGCCCGCGGTCAGGCGCAGGTGCACCCCTACTCCCCCGGCTCGACCGTCTTCGGTGTCGCGGGTCGCTACAGCCCCGAGTGGGCGGCGTACGCGAACGGCGTCGCGGTGCGCGAGCTCGACTACCACGACACGTTCCTCGCCGCCGAGTACTCGCACCCCGGCGACAACATCCCGCCCATCCTCGCGGTCGCCCAGCACGCGGGCCGCGACGGCGCGGCGCTCGTGCGCGGCATCGCCACCGGCTACGAGATCCAGGTCGACCTCGTGAAGGCGATCTCCCTGCACAAGCACAAGATCGACCACGTCGCCCACCTCGGCCCGTCGGCCGCGGCCGGCATCGGCACCCTGCTCGGGCTCGACCCGGCCGTGATCTTCCAGGCGATCGGCCAGGCGCTGCACACGACCACCGCCACCCGCCAGTCGCGCAAGGGCGAGATCTCGACCTGGAAGGCGTCGGCGCCCGCGTTCGCCGGGAAGATGGCCGTCGAGGCGGTCGACCGCGCGATCCGCGGCCAGTCCAGCCCCTCCCCCATCTGGGAGGGCGAGGACGGCGTGATCGCGTGGCTGCTCGACGGCCCAGAGGGCCGCTACACGGTGCCGCTGCCCGGCCCGGGCGAGTCGAAGCGCGCGATCCTCGACTCGTACACCAAGGAGCACTCGGCCGAGTACCAGGCGCAGGCGCTCATCGACCTCGGCCGCCGCATCGGCACCGAGCACCCCGAGCTGCGCGAGGCGGCCGCGGTCGAGTCGATCCTCATCGCGACCAGCCACCACACGCACTACGTGATCGGCTCGGGCGCGAACGACCCGCAGAAGTACGACCCGACCGCGTCGCGCGAGACGCTCGACCACTCGATCCCGTACATCTTCACGGTCGCGCTGCAGGACGGCAGCTGGCACCACGTCGACTCGTACGCGCCCGAGCGCGCGCAGCGCCCCGACACCGTCGAGCTCTGGCGCAAGGTCACCACGGTCGAGGACCCCGAGTGGACCCGCCGCTACCACTCGCTCGACATCGCCGAGAAGGCGTTCGGGGGTCGCGTCGAGATCACCCTCGCCGACGGTGGCCGCATCGTCGAGGAGATCGCGGTCGCCGACGCGCACCCGCTCGGCGCCCGCCCGTTCGGTCGCGAGCAGTACGTGCAGAAGTTCCGCACGCTCGCCGACGGCGTGCTCGCCGACTCCGAGGTCGAGCGCTTCCTCGACCTCGCGGTGCGCCTGCCCGAGCTCACCCCGGGCGAACTGGGCGAGCTGAATCCGATCGCCGACGGCCTCCCCGAGGCCCCGAAGGGACTGTTCTGA
- a CDS encoding GntR family transcriptional regulator, whose translation MTTTGRASDRAYDALRDEIVAWELPPGSVLGEVEQAARLGVSRTPLREALSRLAADGLVAPHAGRGVVVTDLSAEDVRELFEVRRALEEQAARLAARRAAPEPFRALAAEFAAVGELLEHDDPLRHRYFDLVGRFDAALDAAMGNGYLAAALRPVRTHLARVRRMARFDAERLLEAAREHQAIALAIADGESELAAHATHLHLHHALQGILDHLAGDAADTDPHPQRTEHIA comes from the coding sequence ATGACCACGACAGGACGCGCCAGCGACCGGGCGTACGACGCGCTCCGCGACGAGATCGTCGCGTGGGAGCTCCCGCCGGGGAGCGTGCTCGGCGAGGTGGAACAGGCGGCCCGCCTCGGTGTCTCGCGCACGCCTCTCCGCGAAGCGCTCTCCCGCCTCGCGGCCGACGGGCTCGTCGCCCCGCACGCCGGGCGCGGCGTGGTCGTGACCGACCTCTCGGCCGAAGACGTACGCGAGCTGTTCGAGGTGCGCCGGGCGCTCGAGGAGCAGGCGGCCCGCCTCGCCGCGCGCCGCGCCGCCCCCGAGCCGTTCCGCGCCCTCGCCGCGGAGTTCGCCGCGGTCGGCGAACTGCTCGAGCACGACGACCCGCTGCGCCATCGCTACTTCGACCTGGTCGGCCGGTTCGACGCCGCACTCGACGCGGCGATGGGCAACGGCTACCTCGCCGCGGCGCTCCGCCCGGTGCGCACGCACCTCGCCCGCGTGCGGCGCATGGCGCGCTTCGACGCGGAGCGCCTCCTCGAGGCGGCGCGCGAGCACCAGGCCATCGCGCTCGCGATCGCCGACGGCGAATCGGAGCTCGCCGCGCACGCGACCCACCTGCACCTGCACCACGCCCTCCAGGGCATCCTCGACCACCTCGCCGGCGACGCCGCCGACACGGACCCCCACCCGCAACGAACGGAGCACATCGCATGA
- a CDS encoding proline--tRNA ligase, with protein sequence MPVRLTNYFLRTLREDPADAEVASHKLLVRAGYIRRQAPGVFAWLPLGLRVKEKLERVIREEMAAAGAHEVHFPALLPKEPYEATGRWDEYGDGIFRLQDRKGADYLLAPTHEEVFTLTVKDLYSSYKDLPLTIFQIQDKYRDEARPRAGLLRGREFTMKDAYSFDHTDAGLDASYQAQRDAYERIFARLGLEYVIVQADAGAMGGSRSEEFLHPTPVGEDTFVRSDGGYAANVEAFTTVVPEAMPIEGLPDAVVLDSPNTPTIATLVDLANAEYPRPDGRAWTAADTLKNVVLALVQPDGTRELVIIGLPGDRDVDDKRVEVAFSPAEVEAATEADFAAHPGLVKGYIGPWSPDGAVLGEESTTGIRYLVDPRVVDGTEWITGANLDEQHVFGLVAGRDFTADGTIEAATVREGDPAPDGSGAVHLARGMEIGHVFQLGRKYADALGLKVLDENGKLVTVTMGSYGIGVTRILAIIAEEHNDEKGLVWPASIAPFDVHVVATGKDPAVFEAAERVVADLEASGCDVLFDDRPKLSPGVKFADAELIGVPRVVIVGRGVADGVVEVWDRASGERTTVPLADAVAAVRG encoded by the coding sequence GTGCCCGTACGCCTGACGAACTACTTCCTCCGCACGCTCCGCGAAGACCCCGCCGACGCCGAGGTCGCGAGCCACAAGCTGCTCGTGCGCGCCGGCTACATCCGCCGCCAGGCGCCGGGGGTGTTCGCGTGGCTCCCGCTCGGCCTGCGGGTCAAGGAGAAGCTGGAGCGCGTCATCCGCGAGGAGATGGCCGCTGCCGGTGCCCACGAGGTGCACTTCCCGGCGCTGCTGCCGAAGGAACCGTACGAGGCGACCGGGCGCTGGGACGAGTACGGCGACGGCATCTTCCGCCTCCAGGACCGCAAGGGCGCCGACTACCTGCTCGCGCCCACGCACGAGGAGGTCTTCACGCTCACGGTGAAGGACCTCTACTCGTCGTACAAGGACCTGCCGCTGACGATCTTCCAGATCCAGGACAAGTACCGCGACGAGGCGCGTCCGCGCGCGGGCCTCCTGCGCGGCCGCGAGTTCACCATGAAGGACGCGTACTCCTTCGACCACACGGATGCCGGGCTCGACGCGTCGTACCAGGCGCAGCGCGACGCGTACGAGCGCATTTTCGCCCGCCTCGGCCTCGAGTACGTGATCGTGCAGGCGGATGCCGGTGCCATGGGCGGCTCCCGCAGCGAGGAGTTCCTGCACCCCACGCCCGTCGGCGAGGACACCTTCGTGCGCTCCGACGGCGGCTACGCGGCCAATGTCGAGGCGTTCACGACGGTCGTGCCCGAGGCGATGCCGATCGAGGGTCTCCCCGACGCGGTCGTGCTCGACTCGCCGAACACGCCGACCATCGCGACGCTCGTCGACCTCGCGAACGCCGAGTACCCGAGGCCCGACGGCCGCGCCTGGACCGCCGCGGACACGCTGAAGAACGTCGTGCTCGCCCTCGTCCAGCCCGACGGCACGCGCGAACTGGTCATCATCGGCCTGCCCGGCGACCGCGACGTCGACGACAAGCGCGTCGAGGTGGCGTTCTCCCCGGCCGAGGTCGAGGCGGCCACTGAGGCGGACTTCGCCGCGCACCCCGGGCTCGTGAAGGGCTACATCGGTCCCTGGTCGCCGGACGGCGCCGTGCTCGGCGAGGAGTCGACCACGGGCATCCGCTACCTCGTCGACCCGCGCGTGGTCGACGGCACCGAGTGGATCACCGGCGCGAACCTCGACGAGCAGCACGTGTTCGGCCTCGTCGCCGGACGCGACTTCACCGCCGACGGCACGATCGAGGCCGCCACCGTGCGCGAGGGCGACCCCGCGCCCGACGGCTCCGGCGCGGTGCACCTCGCGCGCGGCATGGAGATCGGCCACGTCTTCCAGCTCGGCCGCAAGTACGCCGACGCGCTCGGCCTCAAGGTGCTCGACGAGAACGGCAAGCTCGTGACCGTCACGATGGGCTCCTACGGCATCGGCGTGACCCGCATCCTGGCGATCATCGCCGAGGAGCACAACGACGAGAAGGGCCTCGTGTGGCCCGCGTCGATCGCGCCGTTCGACGTGCACGTGGTCGCCACCGGCAAGGACCCGGCCGTGTTCGAGGCCGCCGAGCGGGTCGTCGCAGACCTCGAGGCGAGCGGATGCGACGTGCTGTTCGACGACCGCCCGAAGCTGTCGCCCGGGGTCAAGTTCGCCGACGCCGAGCTCATCGGCGTGCCGAGGGTCGTGATCGTCGGCCGCGGCGTCGCCGACGGCGTGGTCGAGGTGTGGGACCGCGCCTCGGGGGAGCGCACGACCGTGCCGCTCGCCGACGCGGTCGCCGCCGTGCGCGGCTGA